The following proteins come from a genomic window of Pseudochaenichthys georgianus chromosome 17, fPseGeo1.2, whole genome shotgun sequence:
- the aire gene encoding LOW QUALITY PROTEIN: autoimmune regulator (The sequence of the model RefSeq protein was modified relative to this genomic sequence to represent the inferred CDS: deleted 1 base in 1 codon) — MSRVEAFRDTNLRSMLRGLRTDIAMAVDDPFPLVYGLVDTNIITDQLLKDTLEKEGSEGIHKAMYTLLSWVLEQSRSTIQAFWSNLSKDYNLDSYPKLQTLLTNLHSKWDAAGARGEKKLSKNTKTPHIKKRSHEDRKTNSHNLQPQYHAKTSDGTGGKVRLYRVKSGAAAPRPTSGNNAVSSSVQRPVTLSSSSSLAELPVSHEATEKIHIQQMFVSHGTVRQCIQVGEQFYPEQTNGASQAAENMFHHQGETHTGMAQYNDDECAVCKDGGELICCDGCPRAFHLTCLLPPLTSIPCGTWQCDWCCGNTVKRENSHLPLQPLIAQTQHTTTSSSNSIMDVSFFSSLSSSALTAVAAPTNELSGMSQCSGGELLSVREVCGVCNRGGELTHCLQCLQRFHTHCLSSKGRSICSSCSGPWGGSAGREAESSRVLQLAPGVHDQSPPVPEPGLHKDELDSILGDVSEQGSIDSILQWAFHNISRPLPDSQGYFQ; from the exons ATGTCCAGAGTGGAAGCTTTTCGGGACACAAACCTCCGCTCCATGCTGAGGGGGCTGCGGACAGATATCGCCATGGCTGTAGATGACCCTTTCCCTCTTGTCTACGGGTTGGTGGACACAAATATCATCACTGACCAACTACTGAAG GACACTCTGGAGAAGGAAGGCAGTGAGGGGATCCATAAGGCCATGTACACCCTGCTGTCCTGGGTCCTGGAGCAGAGCAGATCCACCATCCAGGCCTTCTGGAGCAACCTGTCAAAAGACTACAACCTGGACAGCTACCCTAAACTGCAGACGCTGCTCACTAACCTACACTCCA AATGGGATGCTGCAGGTGCCAGAGGTGAGAAGAAATTGtctaaaaacacaaaaacacctCACATCAAGAAGAGGAGCCACGAGGACAGAAAGACAAACTCACACAATCTGCAACCTCAGTATCATGCCAAGACAAGCGATGGAACAG GGGGCAAAGTAAGACTGTACAGAGTGAAGAGTGGAGCTGCAGCCCCACGGCCAACATCTGGAAATA ATGCGGTGTCGTCTTCTGTCCAGAGACCAGTCACTctgtcctcctcttcctccttagCTGAGCTGCCAGTCAGCCATGAAGCCACAGAGAAGATCCATATCCAACAGATGTTTGTTTCACATG GAACTGTCAGACAGTGCATACAAGTTGGTGAACAGTTTTACCCTGAGCAGACAAATGGAGCATCCCAAGCTGCTGAGAACATGTTTCACCACCAGGGGGAGACACACACAGGCATG GCTCAGTATAATGATGATGAGTGTGCAGTGTGTAAGGAC GGGGGGGAGCTGATTTGTtgtgatggatgtcctcgagcttTTCATCTGACCTGCCTTCTCCCTCCACTCACGTCTATACCGTG TGGCACGTGGCAGTGTGACTGGTGCTGTGGCAACACAGTAAAACGAGAGAATTCCCATCTGCCTTTACAA CCACTCATTGCCCAGACGCAGCACACCACCACAAGCTCCAGTAACTCCATCATGGACGTCTCCTTCTTCTCCTCGCTCTCATCCTCGGCTCTTACGGCTGTCGCAGCTCCTACAAATGAGCTGAGTGGCATGAGCCAG TGTTCAGGTGGAGAACTGCTCAGTGTGAGGGAGGTGTGCGGTGTTTGTAACCGAGGAGGAGAGCTGACTCACTGCCTCCAGTGTTTGCAGCGCTTCCACACACACTGCCTCTCCTCCAA AGGGAGATCCATCTGCTCGTCCTGCTCCGGGCCCTGGGGCGGCTCCGCAGGGAGGGAGGCTGAATCATCCAGAGTCCTACAG CTCGCCCCAGGGGTTCATGATCAGAGCCCCCCCGTCCCTGAGCCCGGTCTCCACAAAGATGAGCTGGACTCCATCCTGGGAGACGTGAGTG AGCAGGGGTCCATTGACAGCATCTTGCAGTGGGCTTTCCACAACATCTCTCGGCCCCTCCCCGACTCCCAAGGGTACTTCCAGTGA
- the LOC117461835 gene encoding ras-related protein Rab-6B-like — MSAGGDLGNPLRKFKLVFLGEQSVGKTSLITRFMYDSFDNTYQATIGIDFLSKTMYLEDRTVRLQLWDTAGQERFRSLIPSYIRDSTVAVVVYDITNVNSFQQTCKWIDDVRTERGSDVIIMLVGNKTDLEEKRQIMIEEGEQRAKELNVMFIETSAKTGCNVKQLFRRVAAALPGMESLDDANPEGMIDIKLDKPAEPSVPEGGCSC, encoded by the exons ATGTCAGCTGGAGGAGATTTGGGGAACCCCCTGAGGAAATTTAAACTCGTATTTTTGGGCGAGCAGAGCG TGGGGAAAACATCTCTCATTACTAGATTCATGTATGACAGTTTCGACAACACGTATCAG GCTACCATTGGAATAGACTTCCTATCTAAGACAATGTACCTGGAAGACCGAACA GTAAGGCTGCAGCTGTGGGATACTGCTGGGCAGGAGCGTTTCAGGAGTCTCATCCCGAGCTACATTAGAGACTCTACTGTAGCTGTAGTCGTTTATGACATTACAA ATGTGAACTCGTTCCAGCAGACCTGCAAATGGATCGATGACGTCCGGACAGAGAGAGGAAGTGACGTCATCATCATGTTAGTCGGCAACAAAACAGATCTGGAAGAGAAGAG GCAAATCATGATCGAGGAAGGAGAGCAGAGAGCCAAAGAGTTGAACGTCATGTTCATCGAGACCAGTGCCAAGACAGGCTGCAATGTCAAACAG CTGTTTCGTCGTGTTGCAGCAGCCCTACCTGGAATGGAAAGTTTGGACGATGCAAATCCTGAAGGCA TGATTGACATCAAGCTGGACAAACCGGCAGAGCCCTCTGTCCCCGAGGGCGGGTGCTCTTGTTAA
- the LOC117462586 gene encoding espin-like protein, protein MDHPGCVCPQQPMKEVLPLPRNPSPLPGTSPSVTPAAPSKKYHSDTMQNVQMASSVVTSFSYLKPPDRDLTLMSHMKSIKSLKNAAIFTGQTMVVQCNSHELLEEVLNADVILADIDSLVPTHDEAGRPIAEWKRQVMVRQLQVRLQDEEEQRRQDMTNGYTPVDGWKYSQTHNAVLGPFGELLTEDDLVYLQQQIETVSLQKRCQAYELELTRLTEELRSILPDSILNISLNKEVLQKMDTEGKMHPTLPMWCSRVSEIVKSMSLLVANLTQTTEEGGERSVMNGIMGEMKGMASTFSHRLESNSYSRARRERVVREIQQSGVSVRNLRSNFEGQIGSIYPFAGVMKGGQVMFGAPEVNNLNSHCDPPKTMKPVMETTSLRKERIVVLFLSHWKKSAYAISVRAARQRQGQEALPERVTDALPQQKITSMFQFCQQRRAVDKVLHCWRSKLGLKEKKKSCVSSSNCSRVIFSPEQFLPDVDGVAVTHDSLTLDLFMVGYFHILEQELLPEERKMRHLLCFEVFDHVGSFSWEMVKDFHKAVLQEIQSGSRQWSDGFEDIKVRFFGDSRPCHCPSSSLLADTRLLPKVVVQTVAADECGRDSNFSCFNNQDICKYIDRSFAFWKEKEAELFEFAH, encoded by the exons ATGGATCACCCCGGCTGTGTGTGTCCCCAGCAGCCAATGAAAGAGGTGCTCCCCCTGCCTCGCAACCCTTCACCACTTCCTGGGACCTCACCCTCTGTGACCCCTGCCGCCCCTTCAAAGAAATACCACTCAGACACCATGCAGAATGTGCAGATGGCCTCCTCAG TGGTGACATCGTTCAGCTACCTGAAGCCTCCAGACAGGGATCTCACCCTGATGTCCCACATGAAGTCCATTAAGTCTCTGAAGAATGCTGCCATCTTCACTGGACAAACG ATGGTTGTGCAGTGTAATAGTCATGAACTGTTGGAGGAGGTACTGAACGCTGATGTGATCCTGGCTGACATTGACTCCCTGGTGCCGACTCACGATGAAGCCGGCCGGCCCATCGCGGAGTGGAAACGACAGGTGATGGTGCGGCAGCTGCAGGTCAGGCTGCAGGACGAGGAGGAGCAGAGGAGACAG GACATGACTAATGGCTACACACCAGTGGACGGCTGGAAGTACTCCCAAACCCACAACGCCGTCTTGGGGCCCTTTGGAGAGCTCCTAACAGAGGATGATCTGGTGTACCTGCAGCAACAAATTGAGACTGTTTCACTGCAGAAACGCTGCCAGGCTTACGAGCTGGAGCTGACCAGGCTCACCGAGGAGCTGCGGTCCATTTTACCTGATTCCATCTTGAACATCTCCCTCAACAAAGAGGTCCTACAAAAGATGGACACTGAGGGGAAAATGCACCCTACTTTGCCAATGTGGTGCAGTCGTGTCTCAGAGATTGTTAAGAGTATGTCGTTGCTGGTGGCCAACCTGACGCAAACGACAGAAGAAGGGGGTGAGAGGAGCGTAATGAATGGAATAATGGGAGAGATGAAGG GAATGGCATCTACTTTCAGCCATCGACTGGAATCCAACAGCTACAGCCGAGCTCGGAGGGAGAGAGTGGTGAGGGAGATCCAACAGTCCGGGGTGTCGGTCAGAAACCTAAGATCCAACTTTGAGGGTCAGATTGGCAGCATTTATCCCTTTGCTGGGGTTATGAAAGGAGGACAGGTAATGTTTGGAGCTCCAGAAGTAAACAACCTGAATAGTCACTGCGATCCTCCCAAAACAATGAAACCTGTGATGGAGACTACCAGCCTAAGGAAAGAACGTATCGTGGTGCTGTTCCTGAGCCACTGGAAGAAATCTGCATATGCTATTTCAGTGAGAGCAGCGAGGCAGAGACAGGGACAGGAAGCACTGCCAGAGAGAGTGACAGACGCTTTGCCCCAACAGAAAATCACCTCCATGTTTCAATTCTGCCAACAACGACGTGCTGTAGACAAGGTGCTTCACTGCTGGAGAAGTAAACTAGgactcaaagaaaaaaaaaagtcctgtGTGTCCTCCTCAAACTGCTCTCGAGTAATATTCTCCCCAGAGCAATTTCTGCCAGACGTGGACGGTGTTGCAGTGACCCACGACAGCTTGACCCTTGACCTCTTCATGGTGGGATACTTCCACATTTTGGAACAAGAGCTTCTGCCCGAGGAGAGGAAGATGAGGCATCTACTCTGCTTCGAAGTCTTTGACCATGTCGGCAGTTTCTCGTGGGAGATGGTGAAGGACTTCCACAAGGCCGTTCTCCAGGAAATCCAGTCAGGGAGTCGACAGTGGAGCGACGGCTTCGAGGACATCAAAGTTCGCTTCTTTGGGGACTCCAGACCGTGCCACTGCCCATCATCATCCTTATTGGCAGATACCAGACTCCTACCCAAAGTTGTGGTTCAAACTGTGGCTGCAGATGAGTGCGGCAGGGACTCCAACTTCTCTTGTTTCAACAACCAAGACATTTGTAAATATATTGACCGTAGCTTTGCTTTCTGGAAGGAGAAGGAGGCTGAGCTGTTTGAATTTGCACATTAG